The window CGCCGCTCTGGAATCGGATGTACATTGTTCGGTCGCCGTCAGCTTGGTTACCAGTGTTCTCCATGATCACACACCTCCTGTTTGAATCGGTCGTAGAGTGCTTCCAGACCGCTGAACTCGATATCCGTTGTTTCACCGTTCGGCAGATGTTTGTGGTGAGGTGTTGTCCCGGGGTGATCCGGGAAGTTATCGTATCGGATGATGGTTTCAGCACCAGTGTTGCCATACTGCATCGAGTATTTTACCCCGTCTGGATACCGACCGGATGACGGAACTGCCCACGCCTGTACTTCGGCATACGTCTCGCCAAAGTCCTTCGTCACGTCGATGAGGAGGGTAGCGCCGTCATCGTCATCAGCTATCGACTGTTGTTACTCACCACAACACAATATATGATATGGTTGGGAACAACAAGGCAGAGTTCCCCGGCGAGACTGGGGACTCGAGTGAGCACACTCAGCCACCAGGGACAGCTGGCGTCCGGGGATGACCATGGACACCCCTGCGTGACCACCCTCGAGAGAGGAACTACATTTCACAGGAATCACTGAAACCCACACTCGAGTCGACTGTTGGTGAGTTAATTACTGGCCAGTGGATCGCTCGAGCAGTCTGCGGCAGTCACACGACGAGACACCCAAACCAACAACCGAAGACGACTATCCACGGAAATCCAAACCGATCTGCAAATGCCATCCCGACCGAGTCAAACGATTTTAACGATTCCCTGTGTACATTCGAGGTAATGGGGTCGACACCGCCTTCAGATCACGGCAGAAACACACCTCTCGAGAGTGAAATCGACCTCGAACGTCTCACCCGTGTACTCGAAAGGTATCCGGTTCGCCTCGCGGTTCTGTTCGGCTCGATAGTTCACGGGACGGCTACTGACCAAAGTGATATCGATATTGCCGTCGCGTTTGAGTCTGATCTCGGCCCAGATGAACGACTCGAGCAACGCATCTCCCTCATCGTCTCACTCACTGATGCACTTGGAACCGACGCCATCGATGTTGCTGACCTCGAGGCAATCCACCCTGGTGTTGGCCTGGCGGCGCTCGAAAACGGCTACGTGATTATCGAAAATCCCACCCTCCGCGAACACCTCAAAGAAGACTATGAGAACTCGTATCCAGAAGAGGAGGAAACCCACGAGGAGCGTATGCGTCGGTTTGATTCGCTGCTGAACCGGTTGGAGGGCCAGGTGTGAACGTCTCCTCGCGAGACGAAATTCGCATTCTCGAAAAAGCTGCTTACATCGAAGAAGCACTGACAGTGTTGGCACGAAACCA of the Natronosalvus vescus genome contains:
- the mntA gene encoding type VII toxin-antitoxin system MntA family adenylyltransferase antitoxin, coding for MGSTPPSDHGRNTPLESEIDLERLTRVLERYPVRLAVLFGSIVHGTATDQSDIDIAVAFESDLGPDERLEQRISLIVSLTDALGTDAIDVADLEAIHPGVGLAALENGYVIIENPTLREHLKEDYENSYPEEEETHEERMRRFDSLLNRLEGQV
- a CDS encoding toxin-antitoxin system TumE family protein; its protein translation is MTKDFGETYAEVQAWAVPSSGRYPDGVKYSMQYGNTGAETIIRYDNFPDHPGTTPHHKHLPNGETTDIEFSGLEALYDRFKQEVCDHGEHW